One stretch of Toxoplasma gondii ME49 chromosome XI, whole genome shotgun sequence DNA includes these proteins:
- a CDS encoding radical SAM domain-containing protein (encoded by transcript TGME49_315958), with protein MCIRCQGMPAATQSLHVLFFSLFLYSICQPETFLLGAVTARVGPVDFGAGNGFECLSLPSTSSPVIAPALRLLPILKPTLVRRLHWERFRAFPNCATFSVPTALSFLAPTPFLLASHIPNMRKTFATLNGSRGTILSDAQAGLQSHSRRHCTTGILSETPAPSLSFQASDRKKAANTERSEDLVFWRSEMPKRRMTFLPLSSPARLGGCCCARHLAMGKVVGFPLGALPAVRSSVCMHALRTHVSQKHRDSPVSENSFSSEPSAAPMTAGPISSVPWLHGWSRTLQGGHSSRAADSLTLNSSTKGLHCLTHSRMRPYASSVQSSGRCPSPYSRHSPAGGSCLSFAVSRAHASTATRTSECALAASLPRDPLPESSASSWSSYSSSSPSPSPSSPSVSAGCSSCLSPCHLRLPLEPSAPESETVQVDKDGETQRPLVTPRMHARMEKQGYKVVGTHSAVKLCRWTKKQLQGLGGCYKHTFYGIESHRCMEATTSIACSNRCIFCWRHHTHPASKTFSWQVDPPEFVLKHALEAHWSLIKPLRGVHWVTPEAFAEAKEPRHCALSLIGEALMYPRINEFIDLLHAKGISSFLVMNGQHPDRLADLTTVTQLYVSVDAPNKKDLKAIDRPLFTDYWERLLASLEILREKRERTVLRMTLIKSVNDADLEGYARLVELGRPNFIEIKGVTFAGHSPNFKLSLGNTPHMQETLEFSRKLLRVLNAHDTTSAASLERLGSSDYAMPMYRLASIHEHTNAVLLADARLFLLPPEIPTGSETNHKSRSHVTSEDHDRSGGSKGNPAGMEFENGACEERDGGSPTAEPDGPPDSRDSMRWHTHIDFKKFFELNKEDRHARNYRSETPSWALPDAPLRGFDPRFDVHKYVKQIAGRPHSLPEVQKQDAVFPDTGTHAQTQPKCN; from the exons ATGTGTATCAGATGTCAAGGCATGCCGGCGGCCACGCAGAGCCTTCATGtcctttttttttctttatTCCTCTACTCCATTTGCCAGCCAGAAACGTTTTTACTCGGCGCCGTTACGGCCCGTGTCGGCCCCGTTGACTTTGGTGCTGGCAATGGCTTCGAGTGTCTCAGTCTTCCCTCCACGAGCAGTCCGGTCATTGCTCCGGCACTGAGATTGTTGCCCATCTTAAAACCCACCCTCGTCAGAAGGCTGCATTGGGAGAGGTTCCGTGCATTTCCGAATTGCGCAACCTTTTCTGTCCCCACGGCTCTATCGTTTCTCGCCCCTACACCATTTCTGCTCGCAAGTCACATTCCGAACATGCGAAAGACTTTTGCCACACTTAATGGGTCCCGTGGTACAATTCTTTCCGACGCGCAAGCAGGGTTGCAGTCACACTCCCGTCGCCACTGTACCACGGGGATTTTATCTGAGACACCTGCGCCGAGTTTGTCTTTCCAGGCGTcggacaggaagaaagccGCAAACACCGAGCGGTCTGAGGATCTCGTTTTCTGGCGGAGCGAAATGCCGAAACGTCGGATGAcattccttcctctttcgtctccagcACGCCtcggcggctgctgctgcgcccGGCATCTCGCCATGGGGAAAGTTGTGGGGTTTCCCCTCGGCGCATTGCCTGCCGTCAGAAGCagtgtttgcatgcatgcgttgagGACGCACGTGTCACAGAAGCACCGCGATTCTCCAGTCTCCGAGAATTCGTTTTCGTCGGAGCCGTCTGCGGCACCGATGACTGCCGGTCCGATCTCAAGCGTTCCTTGGCTGCATGGCTGGTCACGTACACTCCAAGGTGGACACTCGAGCAGAGCGGCAGATTCTCTCACGTTGAATTCTTCTACAAAGGGCTTACATTGCCTCACCCATTCCAGGATGCGTCCATATGCATCTTCTGTTCAAAGCAGTGGGCGATGTCCCTCTCCGTATTCTCGCCATTCACCAGCAGGAGGCTCGTGTCTGTCGTTCGCTGTGTCTcgtgcgcatgcgtcgaccgCGACAAGGACCTCGGAATGCGCGCTAGCAGCCTCCCTGCCTCGGGACCCGCTACCAgagtcttctgcttcctcttggTCGTCGtattcttcctcgtctcccagtccgtctccttcttcgccttctgtctccgccggcTGTTCTTCATGCCTCTCGCCGTGTCACCTGCGTCTTCCCCTAGAGCCATCCGCGCCGGAGAGCGAGACTGTACAGGTTgacaaagacggagagacacagagacctCTTGTGACTCCTCGCATGCACGCGCGGATGGAGAAACAAGGCTACAAAGTCGTTGGGACCCACTCAGCTGTCAAGCTTTGCCG GTGGACGAAAAAGCAGTTGCAAGGCCTAGGCGGGTGCTACAAGCATACCTTCTACGGCATTGAGAGTCACCGCTGCATGGAGGCGACCACAAGCATTGCGTGCAGCAACAGGTGCATTTTCTGTTGGAGGCACCACACCCATCCTGCTAGTAAAACATTCAG CTGGCAAGTCGACCCCCCGGAGTTCGTTCTGAAGCATGCGCTTGAAGCACATTGGTCTCTGATCAAACCCTTGCGAGGCGTTCACTGGGTCACTCCTGAAGCATTTGCAGAAGCCAAGGAACCTCGACATTGTGCGCTCTCTCTCATAGGCGAGGCACTTATGTACCCGCGTATTAACGAGTTCATAG acttgctgcatgcaaaggggATCAGCTCCTTCCTCGTTATGAACGGCCAACACCCGGACCGCCTTGCCGACCTCACCACGGTGACGCAACTCTACGTCAGCGTAGACGCACCGAACAAG AAGGATTTAAAAGCAATTGACCGGCCTCTGTTTACGGACTACTGGGAACGTCTGCTGGCATCTCTGGAGATtcttcgagaaaaacgagaacggACAGTTCTTCGCATGACGCTGATCAAAAGTGTGAATGACGCCGATCTTGAG GGCTATGCGCGCCTGGTTGAGTTGGGGCGGCCTAACTTCATAGAAATCAAAGGAGTGACTTTCGCTGGACACAGCCCGAACTTTAAGCTCTCACTTGGCAACACGCCCCACATGCAGGAAACATTAGAGTTCTCCCGAAAGCTGCTGAGGGTTTTGAACGCGCACGATACGACTAGTGCAGCCAGCTTGGAACGGCTCGGGAGCAGTGATTATGCGATGCCGATGTATAGACTCGCTAGCATCCACGAGCACACGAATGCTGTCCTTCTGGCAGACgcgcgcctcttcctcttgcctCCGGAGATACCGACAGGCTCGGAAACAAATCACAAGTCACGCTCACACGTAACTTCTGAGGACCACGACCGAAGCGGCGGTTCAAAGGGTAACCCTGCCGGAATGGAATTCGAAAATGGGGCGTGTGAGGAAAGAGATGGCGGAAGCCCTACAGCAGAGCCGGATGGTCCACCAGACAGCAGAGATAGTATGCGATGGCACACGCATATCGATTTCAAGAAATTTTTCGAACTGAACAAGGAAGACCGACACGCACGAAACTACCGCAGCGAAACGCCATCGTGGGCTCTTCCTGACGCTCCTCTTCGCGGTTTCGATCCTCGGTTTGATGTACACAAATATGTCAAACAAATCGCCGGCCGACCACATAGTCTCCCAGAAGTTCAAAAGCAAGACGCCGTGTTTCCGGACACAGGCACTCATGCTCAGACGCAGCCGAAGTGCAACTAA